A genomic stretch from Styela clava chromosome 5, kaStyClav1.hap1.2, whole genome shotgun sequence includes:
- the LOC120344644 gene encoding FGFR1 oncogene partner 2 homolog isoform X2: MEARNTYQENLIELNKVAGHRPRSTLVLGIQQENNAIRSLQHENDELRQSLTEHQNALELIMTKYRQQMMKFTKHQNIQITENTYQAEKQYQEENMKLIDKIHEMAAVMRHSADVDDEQYLRDYDELSRLQTENDILREMLMISKSSFGSRLITTEQQDSGKTEKPENEPEMVLTDDTTSDKTVIHEGESP; this comes from the exons ATGGAAGCGAGAAACACATATCAAGAAAATTTAATTGAACTGAACAAAGTTGCTGGACACAGACCGAGGTCTACTTTAGTCTTAG GTATTCAGCAAGAAAATAATGCAATTCGGTCCCTACAACATGAGAACGATGAATTGCGACAAAGTTTGACCGAACACCAGAACGCATTGGAACTTATCATGACCAAGTACAGACAGCAGATGATGAAGTTTACTAAGCACCAAAA CATCCAGATCACTGAAAACACTTATCAAGCAGAAAAACAATATCAAGAAGAGAATATGAAACTCATTGATAAG ATCCATGAGATGGCTGCTGTGATGAGGCATTCTGCGGATGTTGATGATGAGCAATATCTCAGAGATTACGACGAATTATCCCGATTGCAAACAGAAAATGACATTTTAAGAGAAATGCTGATGATATCCAAGAGTTCATTTGGATCAAGACTTATAACCACTGAACAGCAAGATTCTGGAAAGACTGAAAAACCAGAGAATGAACCTGAAATGGTGCTCACTGACGATACTACTAGTGATAAGACAGTTATACATGAGGGGGAATCACCCTAA
- the LOC120344644 gene encoding FGFR1 oncogene partner 2 homolog isoform X1 gives MKLVIWPTEKKCGTPPCFRIIVNKIIKCKSQTKLCLPNSHFCLQGIQQENNAIRSLQHENDELRQSLTEHQNALELIMTKYRQQMMKFTKHQNIQITENTYQAEKQYQEENMKLIDKIHEMAAVMRHSADVDDEQYLRDYDELSRLQTENDILREMLMISKSSFGSRLITTEQQDSGKTEKPENEPEMVLTDDTTSDKTVIHEGESP, from the exons ATGAAGTTGGTCATATGGCCAACCGAAAAAAAATGTGGCACACCCCCTTGCTTTAGaataatagtaaataaaataataaaatgtaaatctCAAACAAAGTTATGTTTGCCAAATTCCCATTTCTGCCTTCAAGGTATTCAGCAAGAAAATAATGCAATTCGGTCCCTACAACATGAGAACGATGAATTGCGACAAAGTTTGACCGAACACCAGAACGCATTGGAACTTATCATGACCAAGTACAGACAGCAGATGATGAAGTTTACTAAGCACCAAAA CATCCAGATCACTGAAAACACTTATCAAGCAGAAAAACAATATCAAGAAGAGAATATGAAACTCATTGATAAG ATCCATGAGATGGCTGCTGTGATGAGGCATTCTGCGGATGTTGATGATGAGCAATATCTCAGAGATTACGACGAATTATCCCGATTGCAAACAGAAAATGACATTTTAAGAGAAATGCTGATGATATCCAAGAGTTCATTTGGATCAAGACTTATAACCACTGAACAGCAAGATTCTGGAAAGACTGAAAAACCAGAGAATGAACCTGAAATGGTGCTCACTGACGATACTACTAGTGATAAGACAGTTATACATGAGGGGGAATCACCCTAA